A region of the Lachancea thermotolerans CBS 6340 chromosome E complete sequence genome:
AGAACAAACCTTTTTGCCAGTCGTGGTGCAATTGCATGTCGGATCTAGTCGAGCCTGATTTAATCGAGAACGACCGTTCTCAGTCGCCGTTCTGGCCTGAAAGCAATGCCTCCCCTAATCTCGACGGTTACAACATAGACCTTAACGCCAGGGCAGGCGAAAGCACTCGCGGGACGCTGGACGAGCCCGTGTTCCAGACACTGAAACGGGACGTGCTGCAGATTAACACACGGCTCAAACAAGTGGTCTACCCGCACTTCCCGCTCCCGGGGCGCAACGCCGATACTTCAGAAATTTCAGACCCCGCTGCTATCGTGGGCAACAATTGCACAGACCTCTGGGCGCCACTCGTATTTACGATCCTGTACGCAGTGGCCCTTTCCCGGACCTCTGACCGCTTTTCCGGGTCTTTCATTCTTTCCTGGGCGGCAATTATCGCCATGGCAATTCATTTGACCGTCACGCGTTCTGAATCGGTGTCCAACGGGCCTGTCCTGACCTACGTGTCCTCTGCAGGATACTGCCTGTTTCCTCAAGTTTTGAACGCGGTGCTGAGCGCCGTGCTTTTTCCACTCGCGACTGCTGCGATTCCTAACCACGCGTGGAAGGTCCGCGTCCTGGTCCTTTTGCGGCTTTTTTCATTCGTGAcctgctctttttgggcaTGCCGCTCGTCTTTCAAGGCCACAGCTGCCAGCGGGCGCACTGAACGTTTCCCTCTGCTGCTTCTCCAGCTGACCCTTGGTTGGGCATGCATGGTCACGTGAGAGACCATTCACTGCACTTGGACGTCGCCCCTCGAGTGCGTCGGCTTACATCGTTCCTAAGAACCTACTACCGACCCAATCGTACGCTACTGGCTCGAGGTCAGGGTGAGGATTCTGCCATTCAACGCTGCTAAGATATATATCCGTACACAGTGCTTAAAGTAGCTTAGTTACAAACGCGATCCTTAAAATATTGACTCGTATTTTACATTTGCAATCCTAAGCGCGAGCTGGACGG
Encoded here:
- the YIP4 gene encoding Yip4p (some similarities with uniprot|P53093 Saccharomyces cerevisiae YGL198W YIP4 Protein that interacts with Rab GTPases computational analysis of large- scale protein-protein interaction data suggests a possible role in vesicle-mediated transport), whose amino-acid sequence is MSDLVEPDLIENDRSQSPFWPESNASPNLDGYNIDLNARAGESTRGTLDEPVFQTLKRDVLQINTRLKQVVYPHFPLPGRNADTSEISDPAAIVGNNCTDLWAPLVFTILYAVALSRTSDRFSGSFILSWAAIIAMAIHLTVTRSESVSNGPVLTYVSSAGYCLFPQVLNAVLSAVLFPLATAAIPNHAWKVRVLVLLRLFSFVTCSFWACRSSFKATAASGRTERFPLLLLQLTLGWACMVT